Genomic DNA from Pelosinus sp. UFO1:
GAGCCTACTAGAGGGATTGATGTTGGTGCTAAATATGAGATATATAATCTAATTAACAATTTAACGGCGGAAGGTATAGCGATTATTATGATATCATCAGATTTACCGGAAATTCTTGGTATGGCTGATCGTATTGTAATAATGAATGAAGGCAAAATTAAAGGCGAGTTTATTAATAAGGATTTAGACCAGGAACAAATCATGCATTGTGCTGTAGGAGGGACTAGAGTGTGACGACGAAGATAGAGCAAACGAATGCAAAAGTGAATAAGTGGAATCAAAGTCCATTGAAATCAATGTTTAATTTTAATGTTAAAACCTATACTATGGTATTTGCATTGGTATCCATATGGCTAATCTTTACGTTTGCTACAAATGGAGATTTCTTGAGTGCAAGGAATTTATCCAATTTGTTTAGACAGATGTCGATAACTGGGATTCTTTCCATTGGTATGGTTTTTGTAATTATAGCTGGACACATTGACCTTTCGGTAGGCTCATTAATGGGTTTACTAGGTGGTATAGCAGCAATAACGAATGTGTGGTTTAAAGTAGATGGTATTCTGGCTATGGGAATTACATTATTAGTAGGTTTGCTTATTGGATTGTTTAATGGGTGGTTAATTGCTTATAAAAAAATTCCTTCCTTTATTGTGACACTTGGCGGGCTACTGGTATTTCGGGGAATTCTTGTGGGAGCAACGAAAGGCACTACCGTAGCATCCTTGAGCCCAGAAATTAGGTTTTTAGGTAATGCCTATTTAGTAGAAGGAATTGGAATATTTTTAGGGCTATTGGCTATTGCAACAATCATTTATACTTCGATAAGCAGCCGAAAATTGCGAGTTCAATATAACTTGGCCCTTCGCCCTTTATCGGTTGAAACCTTAAAAATTGTTTTCAGTGCGGCTTTGATATTATTGCTTGTAACTGTCTTAAATTCCTATCAAGGATTTCCTGTTCCTGTATTTATTCTCGCTGTATTGGCCGTTATTTTTACTTATGTATTAAACAAAACTGTATTCGGACGCCGAATTTATGCAATAGGTGGAAATATAGAAGCAGCTAAGTTATCCGGAATTAATGTTAATAAGATGACATTAAGTATATTTGCAATTAATGGATTCTTGGTTTCGATTGCAGGAATATTGCTCTGTTCAAGACTTAATGCTGCTTCCGTCGCTGCAGGACAAAATGCGGAGATGGACGCGATCGCTGCCTGTGTTATAGGTGGTGCCAGTTTAATGGGCGGTGTAGGAAGTATTGGTGGTGCTATCGTCGGTGCTTTGGTTATGGCTAGCTTGGACAACGGTATGAGTATGCTTAACATTGAAACCTTTTGGCAGTATATTGTAAAGGGAAGTATTTTAGTTTTAGCAGTTTGGGTGGATATTGCTACTAAAAATAAAAAGTAACAAGATTATCTACTCTTGTAGGTTTCTTATTTCATAATAGGTTAGTGTTCTGTCATTTACATGGTAATTTCTCCTGAAATAGGTATAATAATAGGTAAAGAAGTAATTGTTATATCATTATGGGAGAAAAATGATGAATAAGATAAGAGTGGCGATTGTAGGGCCAGCTGATTCCATTGTATTAGCAAATAAAGTGGCAATGGAACGGGCCGATATTTTAATACCAATTCCTATCGTGTATCAAGATGCGCTTGAGGTAGGAGATATAATAGCAGAACGTTCTAATGATGTAGATATATGGGTATTTTCAGGAATTGTTCCTTATGAACATGCTCTACAATTAAAGGTTGCAAAACCAATTTTTTATATTCCTCATGCAGGGTCTAGCTTGTGGCGTGCCTTACTACAAATTACGTATATTGAAAAACTGAATCTTAGTAGCATAAGTTTTGATACTTTCAGCGAAGAAGAAATTGAAGAGACATTTACTGATATAAATTTGCCCTTGCCGCAAATTTATGTAAATCATTATAGCGGAGTTACTTCTGCACGGGATATAACAGAATATCATTATCAGCTATGGAAAGATGGTAAAACCAATATTGCGGTTACGTGCCTTTTAGCAACCTATGAAAAATTAAAGGAAATGGGCGTCCCTGCTTTTCGCATATGGCCAACGCGTAGTAATATTCGTACAACACTTGATATTGCGATTAGTGCATTTGAAGCCCAGCGGTTTAAGGGGGGGCAAATCGCCATTCAGCATATAGCAATTGATGATTATGAAGATATCGTCCGTGCCAGCTCTAGTTACGGGGTAAAGCGAATTGAACTGAGATTATATGAAATACTGGTTGGCTATGCCGAAAGAATTAAAGGCTCCATCGTTGTTCGGGGAGAGGGGCAGTATACCTTATATTCTACTCGGGGGATACTTGAGGAAGTTACTGCCGATTTTACCATTATGCCAATTTTAGAAGAAATTACCCGTAGTGTAGCTGCTAAGGTAAGTGGTGGTATTGGTTTTGGATCAACTGCTTACGCTGCCGAGGAAAATGCGTATAATGCGCTTGGTCTTGCAAAACAAAGGGGAAAAGGTCTTTGGATGGTAGTAACAGATAATAGGGAGGCAATTGGGCCACTCAGTTCAGCTACCCATCTTAAGTATTCAATTCGTGTCGATGACGCTATTCTTAGACAATTTGCGGATACATTAAATATAAGTAACACAACAGTGAATAAGCTGTTAGCTGCGATTAACAAATTAGATAAGGATACAATTGCGGCTGATGATTTGGCCCTATATTTGGCAATTACTCCACGTAGTGCTAGGCGCCTTCTATCTACCCTAGTTGACCAAGGTCTTGCCGAAGTAATTGGGGCAGAGATGCTGGCGAAAGGGCGTCCACGAAAATTGTATAAGGTGCTATTGAATTCTTTGTTAAAAAAGGCAGTTGATTAGCGGGATGATACTAGCATCGGAGTTTCTTAGAATTAGAAAGCTCTCATAAAAATATGGGGGCTTTTTTTGTTGAATAAATAAAGGAATTTAAGGAAATGTCTTTAAAAAGTCCTAAAACATATGATATAATACAAATATAGTTCTGGTAAATCGTATTGTGATTTATCATAAAAGGTGGTTTTAAAAAATGTGGGATGAGAGGAATGCACTAGATCTTGAGAAGCAGCTAGTTTCTTGGAGACGTTTGTTTCATAGCAATCCGGAAGTAAGTCGAGAAGAAGAAGAAACATCTAGAGAGATCGCTGCTATTTTGCAGAGCATGGGCATTGAAGTTTTAACATTTAAGGATCACTTTGGAGTTTGTGGTGTTATCCAAGGTAAATATCCTGGTCCTACAGTTGCCCTTCGGAGTGATATGGATGCTCTTCCTATTACAGAAACAAACGATGTTCCTTATCGTTCTAAGCGTCCAGGGGTTATGCATGCTTGTGGTCATGATGGCCATATGGCGATTTTGTTAGGCGTAGCCAAAGAGTTTTCTTTGTGTCATGGAGAATTTGCAGGGACGATAAAATTCGTTTTTCAACCTGCAGAGGAAGCAGCTCCAATTGGCGGTGCTGGTCTATTGATAGCAGATGGTGTCTTAGAGGATGTGGATGTAATTTTTGGTTTACATTTATGGCCAGATCTTCCTTGCGGCCATATTGGAACTCGTCAAGGTCCCTTAATGGCAGCCTCAGATCGAATTGGTATCAAAATACTAGGTCAGGCAGCTCATGCTGGCCAACCCCAGCATGGGGTTGATGCGATTACGATGGCTGCTGATGTGATACAAGGTTTGGGCCATATAATGAACCGTCAAATTGATCCTTTGGAAGCCGCAACACTTTCCATTGGCAATATACAGGGGGGCGAGAGGTATAACGTGATTGCCAGGGAAGTCCTATTAGATGGAACGGTACGGACTCTTAGTGAAAAAATACGTAGACAGATAGCTAAAAAGGTAGAACGTACAATAACTGGTATCACAGCTGCCCAGGGTGGAAGTTATGCTTTGGATTATCAATATGGTTATCCTGTACTAAGTAATTGGGCAGAGCCTACGGATTTGATTATACTTGCAGCCCAGCAAGTGCTCGATAATGAGCAAATACACTCGGATGTTCAACCTGTCTTAGCTGCAGAGGACTTTGGCAGATATCTAGAAAAAGTTCCAGGAGCATTTTTTTGGTTAGGGTGTGGTAAAGAGGGAGAAGAAAATTACCACTTGCACAGTTCTTATTTTGATATAGATGAGAAGGCGCTGCTAATAGGTTCTACTATTATGTATAAAGCAGTCTTATTAGCATTAACTCATTATAATAAAGAAAAGGTATAGGCAAGCTGATTTTTTTATTGTGGTAAAACTAGAAAAAGGTTATTAACTCAATGAGCTAATAACCTTTTTCTTACGGAATCAGAAAGTATAACACTTTCTTGATTCCAAGTAAGAACGACTAAGGCTTCTGCCTACGTCCGAGGACTTGGCACAAGCCAAGTCTTTTCTTATATTTTCCGTTTAGCAATGGACTTACGAACCCTTTTCATGTTTTCGATGATTTTATCTTGTTGGCGAAGCAGTGATCCAACGTATAAGACGTCGACAATAGCTAGATGAATCAATCGAGAAGCCATGGCTTCCGAGCGGTATGTGACTTCCCTACCCATGCCGTGGAGTGCAATATCTACTGCTTGGCTGAGGGGGGAACGTAGATAACTTGTAATAGCAATGGTAGTAACTTGGTTGCTTTTGGCCATTTCTACAGCCTCTAATACATCCCGATTTGCACCTGTATGAGATACTGCAATGACTAAATCGCCTGGCTGAAGTAGGGTCGCTGATGCTATTTGGAGATGTGGGTCGGAATAAGACCTTACCGAGATACCAAAACGCATAAACCGATGTTCTATGTCAGAAGCTATGATAGCCGAGCCCCCTGAACCATAAACATCAATACGCCGCGTGGTAGTGATGGCTTGAATTGCCCTTTCAATAGCATCTTCATCGATAATTTTGAGGGTGTCTTGCAGCCCTTCGTTGATCCCTAAAAATATTTTACTCGCCATTGTGCGAATCGAGTCTGTAGGATCTACTTCTTTGTAAACAGATTCTAAAGGGGTATATAAATCGCCAGCTAAGGCAATCTTTAACTCTTGATATCCAGAAAATCCTAGTTTTTTGCACAGGCGAAAAACCGTTGCTTCGGCATTTTGAGCTGCTTCAGCCAATTCTGTAATGGTCATGTGAATGACTTCCGATGGATTTTCCAAAATATAAGTTGCAGTTTTTTGTTCTGTTTTGGTTAAATCATTAAAGCTGCTGCGTATCCGAGGCAAGCATGAGCTTACTATATTTTCATTACGTTCCATTCAACGGCCTCCACCCTTTTGTGCTAAAAGGATCTTTTTTATG
This window encodes:
- a CDS encoding M20 family metallopeptidase, translated to MWDERNALDLEKQLVSWRRLFHSNPEVSREEEETSREIAAILQSMGIEVLTFKDHFGVCGVIQGKYPGPTVALRSDMDALPITETNDVPYRSKRPGVMHACGHDGHMAILLGVAKEFSLCHGEFAGTIKFVFQPAEEAAPIGGAGLLIADGVLEDVDVIFGLHLWPDLPCGHIGTRQGPLMAASDRIGIKILGQAAHAGQPQHGVDAITMAADVIQGLGHIMNRQIDPLEAATLSIGNIQGGERYNVIAREVLLDGTVRTLSEKIRRQIAKKVERTITGITAAQGGSYALDYQYGYPVLSNWAEPTDLIILAAQQVLDNEQIHSDVQPVLAAEDFGRYLEKVPGAFFWLGCGKEGEENYHLHSSYFDIDEKALLIGSTIMYKAVLLALTHYNKEKV
- a CDS encoding sugar ABC transporter permease; amino-acid sequence: MTTKIEQTNAKVNKWNQSPLKSMFNFNVKTYTMVFALVSIWLIFTFATNGDFLSARNLSNLFRQMSITGILSIGMVFVIIAGHIDLSVGSLMGLLGGIAAITNVWFKVDGILAMGITLLVGLLIGLFNGWLIAYKKIPSFIVTLGGLLVFRGILVGATKGTTVASLSPEIRFLGNAYLVEGIGIFLGLLAIATIIYTSISSRKLRVQYNLALRPLSVETLKIVFSAALILLLVTVLNSYQGFPVPVFILAVLAVIFTYVLNKTVFGRRIYAIGGNIEAAKLSGINVNKMTLSIFAINGFLVSIAGILLCSRLNAASVAAGQNAEMDAIAACVIGGASLMGGVGSIGGAIVGALVMASLDNGMSMLNIETFWQYIVKGSILVLAVWVDIATKNKK
- a CDS encoding MurR/RpiR family transcriptional regulator produces the protein MERNENIVSSCLPRIRSSFNDLTKTEQKTATYILENPSEVIHMTITELAEAAQNAEATVFRLCKKLGFSGYQELKIALAGDLYTPLESVYKEVDPTDSIRTMASKIFLGINEGLQDTLKIIDEDAIERAIQAITTTRRIDVYGSGGSAIIASDIEHRFMRFGISVRSYSDPHLQIASATLLQPGDLVIAVSHTGANRDVLEAVEMAKSNQVTTIAITSYLRSPLSQAVDIALHGMGREVTYRSEAMASRLIHLAIVDVLYVGSLLRQQDKIIENMKRVRKSIAKRKI